A stretch of DNA from Brevibacillus ruminantium:
ACTAAACGTACCGTTCAGCGGTGCAACTCTCTCTTTCTAGTTAACTCCTTTTCCTCAAAAAACTCAATATGATTTTCTACATCTTGTGAGAAAGATTTTTCGACAACACAATATATAGTGTTTTCGCAAAAAAAAGACTTGACAAGCTATTCTTCAAAAAATCGAAAGAGAGTAGCAGAAAATCCAATTCTACCAGATTCTCTTTTGGTTGGTCACCCCTCAAACCTTAGGATTTTCTACCTAAAAACAAAGAAGGGTGACACATTCTCTTCACCCTTCTTTCCACAAATCTAGACATATATTCCTATGGACAACTGAACCAGAGGATTCTCTACCTATACGCTGGTCGTTGAACTCTGTCTGAAGGCACAAGAAAGAGAGGGGGCCTGTTTTTGACCCTCTCCCTTTTCCTGGTATTTCCTCAGATAGGCAAAAGCTGAATCCGTCAGCTACAGCACCCGTGCATGCCCTGTGTAGATATGGCCGCGTTCGGGATCTACCGTGATGATCTGGCCATCTTTTATCAGGTCCGTCACTTTAGGCACTCCGACAATCACAGGAACATTGAGGTTCAATCCCACGATGGAGGCATGAGACGTAAGTCCCCCCTCCTCCGTGATCACAGCTCCTGCTTTTTCAAAGGCAGTGATCATCTCCGAATCGGTGCCCAGCATGACCAGGATGCTTCCCTCTTCTGTCTTGGCCAACGCTTCTGCGGCAGAGCGGGCCACGACGGCCTTCCCCGTTACCACTTTGCGGCCAATTCCTTGCCCTTTGGCCACAATATCGCCAATTACATGGACTTTGATCAGGTTGGTCGTCCCTACTTCTCGAACCGGTACGCCTGCCGTAATCACGACGAGATCGCCATGACGCACGAAGCCTGCCTGCAGCGACTGCTGTACGGAGAGCTCCAGCATTTCATCAGTAGTATTGGCGACAGGCCCCAGTACAGGGTAAACCCCGTTGACCAAGGCAAGGCGGCGCATGACATCTTCATTGGGCGTCACAGCCACGATTGGCGCTTTGGGACGATACTTGGACACCATGCGCGCCGTATGACCGCTTTCGGTTGCCGTAATCACGGCCGCCGCATTCAGATCAAGCGCAGCGTTGGCCACTGCCTGGCTGATCGCATCAGTGATTGTCACCTGTCTTTGGATCGCATGACTGTAGAGAATTTCACGGTAGTTCAGCTCTTGTTCCGCTCTGAGCGCGATTCGGTTCATGGTCTCTACCGACTCGACTGGATATTTGCCCGCAGCCGTTTCTCCAGATAGCATGATCGCATCGGTGCCGTCAAAAATCGCATTCGCGACGTCGCTTGCCTCTGCACGCGTCGGACGCGGGTTGCGCTGCATCGAATCAAGCATCTGGGTCGCCGTAATAACCGGTTTGCCCAGATCATTGCATTTTTTGATCAGTTTTTTCTGCACCAACGGCACTTCTTCCGCCGGGATTTCTACACCCAAATCGCCGCGGGCCACCATCGTTCCGTCAGCGACAGCCAAAATCTCATCGACGTTGTCAACGCCTTCCTGATTTTCAATCTTGGCGATAATATCGATCTTGACCTTGTGACGCTCCAGAATTTCACGGATCTCCAGGATGTCGGATGCTTTGCGGACAAAGGAAGCCGCAATAAAATCAACACCCTGCTCGATACCGAACTCAATATCTTGTGCATCTTTCTCGGTAATTCCCGGCAGATTGATTTTAACGCCTGGCACGTTTACCCCTTTTTTGCTCTTCAGAACACCGCCGT
This window harbors:
- the pyk gene encoding pyruvate kinase encodes the protein MLRKAKIVCTIGPASESVETLVKLIQAGMNVARLNFSHGSHEEHAARIVNIREACEITGKQVAILLDTKGPEIRTGSLAVDAVELVEGEQITLTTEEIAGTAERVSITYADLPNDVKSGDTILIDDGLIGLTVVEVKGNDILCDIKNGGVLKSKKGVNVPGVKINLPGITEKDAQDIEFGIEQGVDFIAASFVRKASDILEIREILERHKVKIDIIAKIENQEGVDNVDEILAVADGTMVARGDLGVEIPAEEVPLVQKKLIKKCNDLGKPVITATQMLDSMQRNPRPTRAEASDVANAIFDGTDAIMLSGETAAGKYPVESVETMNRIALRAEQELNYREILYSHAIQRQVTITDAISQAVANAALDLNAAAVITATESGHTARMVSKYRPKAPIVAVTPNEDVMRRLALVNGVYPVLGPVANTTDEMLELSVQQSLQAGFVRHGDLVVITAGVPVREVGTTNLIKVHVIGDIVAKGQGIGRKVVTGKAVVARSAAEALAKTEEGSILVMLGTDSEMITAFEKAGAVITEEGGLTSHASIVGLNLNVPVIVGVPKVTDLIKDGQIITVDPERGHIYTGHARVL